The Mycolicibacterium monacense genome contains the following window.
GCGGCCAGTTCCTGCGGTTCGAGCACCCGTACCGCCGAACCGAAGCCGAGCACGAAGCGGGCCATCCAGTCGTCGGAGGCGTAAGTCATCGCGGCTTCGCAGGCGCCGTCGGCCAGTTCGCGCACCACCCGCAGGGGGTAGTAGTCGAACATCCACGAGGCCGACCGGTCGATGAGCAGGGTCGCCGACGGCAGCGCCGGGTCGGCGTCGAACAACGACGTGTCGGGGCCGGCCTCGACCGCGGGCGGTGGCGGGGCGGCGGGCTCGTTGAGGACGCGGGCGTCGACGATGCGGTCGAAGCGGAACAGGCGCACCCCTTCGGCGGAGCGGCACCAGGCTTCGAGGTAGGTGTGGTCGGCGACGAGGAGCACGCGGATCGGGTCGACGACGCGGCTGGTGAGCATGTCGTGGGATGCGGAGTAGTACTCGATCTGCAGCGCGTGGGCGTTGCGCACGGCCGTACGGACCGCGGCGGCAGCATCGCTCTCCATCGGGGCGGGTTCGTCGACGGCGGTCACCGAGTCACCGAGGTCGTGCCCGGCGGCGCCCGCGGCCTGCTCGATCTTGGCGATGGCGCTGCGGGCGGCCTCGGGGTCGACCATTCCGGGCACGTCGACCAGGGCGCGCAGCGCGACGAGCACGCCGGTGGCCTCCGGTGAGGTCAGGCGCAGCGGGTGGTCGATGCCGGCGGAGAAGGTGACCTCGATGGTGTCGCCGGAGAACTCGAAGTCGATGAGGTCACCGGGGCCGTAGCCGGGCAGCCCGCACATCCACAGCTGGTTGAGGTCGTCCTGCAGCTGTTTGACGGTGACGCCGAGGTCGGCGGCGGCCTCGGCGTAGGTGATGCGCGGGTTGGCCTGGAAGTACGGAACCATGTTGAGCAGCCGGACCAGCCGGCTCGAGATGGCGCTCATGCGGTGGCCTGCGCTTTGAGTCGGGCAATGATGTCGTCGCGCAGGGTCTGCGGTTCGAGGGCCACGGCGTCGGCGCCGTAGCTGGCGATCTCGCGGGCCAGTTGGTCGAACATGCCGATCTCGACGGTGATCACCTCGCCGGTTCGGCCGCCGAGGGTCATGGGCCCCTCGACGACGGCTTGGCGGCGCAGCGCGGTGGCGCGACCATCGGCGACCCAGACCCTTGCCTGGGTGCCGGTGGGCCATTCGGCGACGGCGCGGCGCACGACCTCGCGCAGGTCGATGTCGTCGGGTTTGTGGACGGCCCCAGGGGGTCCGATGGTGGTGACGTCGTCGGCGATGCGGGACAGCCGGAAGGTGCGCGGTGCGTCGCGGTCGCGGTCGTGGCCGACGAGGTACCAGCGGCCGCGGTGGGTGACCACGCCCCAGGGTTCGACGGTGCGGGTGGTGTAGGGCTCGGAGCGGTCTCGGCGGTGGCCGAACTGGACGGCCCGGCCGTCGTCGATGGCTTGGAGGATGGCTCGCAGCGTTTCTTCGTTGCCGCGGACGCCAGGCAGCGTGGCCGTCGAGATGGCGACCCCGTCGGCGGCGTCGACGTCCACGCCGGCGGCGCGCAATTTGAGCAGTGCGCCCTGGGTGGCGGTGATGAGTTCGGGTGACTCCCAAAGTTGGGTGGCGACGGCGACGGCGGCGGCCTCGTCGGCGGTGAGTTCGACGGCGGGCAGGGCGTAGGCATCGCGGTTGATGCGGTAGCCCTCGGTGGGGTCGAACTGCGAGACACGGCCGGTCTCCAGGGGGATGCCGAGGTCGCGCAGTTCGTTCTTGTCCCGCTCGAACATTCGGGAGAACGCCTCGTCGCTGGGGCTGTCGGCGTAGCCGGCGACGACCTGCCGGATGCGGTCGGCGGTGATGAAGGTGCGCGTCGAGAGCAGCGCGATGACCAGGTTCATCAGCCGTTCGACTTTGGAGGTCGCCACTTCTAAGAGCTTAGGGCGTCGGGCGGTTGGTCAGGCTCGGTGACGCGGGGTGTGTGCCCACGGATCAAGCGAGTTCGCCCGTACCGCGTCGACCAAGTCCCGCCATCGCGCGGAATCAGGAGAGTCGCTGCTCCGAAATGGCCGCCCGCAATGGCCATAGGCGTTTCTTCCTCGGGCGACGATCGTCGTCGCACGTCAGCGCACGCATCCGCTGGGAAATTCGGAGATGCTGGGTCCTTGTCGGCCGAGATGACTCTCGTCAGACCATTGCGGCGCGCCATTCAGCTTCCCCAGGCTGGCTACCGAACTCGGCACTCGGCTCAAAGTGGTGCCACAGATTCGACGGAACCAGGCGAGCCACACCGACCGTCCCGGTAGCCCCGATGACTGTTGCACCGGCACCTTCACCTCACCCACTCTGACCGCGGCCCGGGGGGACGTCAGTGCCCAAGCCGAATCGGCTCATTCCGTAAGTCCCGTCAGCGGCGATAGTGATGGGGCGCTGCGGCGTCGTCGGGGTGGCGAGTGGCACCGGTTCGAGCCCGGTGCAGGGACGGCGCCGACGGGCAGCGCGACGAATGAAGTTGTGCGCGGGCGCTTTCCTGAACCTGCGCTCGCAGGGTCGGCTCTCGGGTGCGACGTAGTCCCCGGGCTGAGATCTAGTTGGTGGTGGGTGGTGGGGGTTGGAAGGGTGTGTACCACCACCAGTCGGCACGTTCTCCGGACGGTCCGCGGTAGGGCGCGACGGTGGGCGGGGGTTGGTTGGGTGGGCGGGCCAACGAGCCGGATTGCAGTTCCCGCCCGGTGCTGTCGGTGACGGTGAGCTGGTCGGCGGGTCCGGTGATGGTGATGACGCCGCGGTGGTGGGCCCGGTGGTGATAGGGACACAGCAGCACGAGGTTGTCCAGGTCGGTGGCTCCACCGTCTTCCCAATGCTGGATGTGGTGGGCGTGCAAACCGCGGGTCGCCCCACACCCGGGGACCGCGCAGGTGCGGTGACGGTGTTCCAGCGCGCGCCGCAGTCGGCGGCTGATCATGCGGGTGGTGCGCCCAGCGCCGAGGGGTTGGCCGGCGCGTTCGAACCACACTTCACAGGTGGCGTCACAGCCCAGGTAGCGGCGGTCGGCCTCCGAGAGCAGCGGACCCAGATGCAGGGCGGCGATGCGCTCGTCGAGGTCCAGGTGCACCACCACGG
Protein-coding sequences here:
- a CDS encoding helix-turn-helix transcriptional regulator; the encoded protein is MATSKVERLMNLVIALLSTRTFITADRIRQVVAGYADSPSDEAFSRMFERDKNELRDLGIPLETGRVSQFDPTEGYRINRDAYALPAVELTADEAAAVAVATQLWESPELITATQGALLKLRAAGVDVDAADGVAISTATLPGVRGNEETLRAILQAIDDGRAVQFGHRRDRSEPYTTRTVEPWGVVTHRGRWYLVGHDRDRDAPRTFRLSRIADDVTTIGPPGAVHKPDDIDLREVVRRAVAEWPTGTQARVWVADGRATALRRQAVVEGPMTLGGRTGEVITVEIGMFDQLAREIASYGADAVALEPQTLRDDIIARLKAQATA
- a CDS encoding helix-turn-helix transcriptional regulator, encoding MSAISSRLVRLLNMVPYFQANPRITYAEAAADLGVTVKQLQDDLNQLWMCGLPGYGPGDLIDFEFSGDTIEVTFSAGIDHPLRLTSPEATGVLVALRALVDVPGMVDPEAARSAIAKIEQAAGAAGHDLGDSVTAVDEPAPMESDAAAAVRTAVRNAHALQIEYYSASHDMLTSRVVDPIRVLLVADHTYLEAWCRSAEGVRLFRFDRIVDARVLNEPAAPPPPAVEAGPDTSLFDADPALPSATLLIDRSASWMFDYYPLRVVRELADGACEAAMTYASDDWMARFVLGFGSAVRVLEPQELAAKVRESAAAALLAYENDPTGG